The following proteins are encoded in a genomic region of Kosakonia oryzae:
- a CDS encoding MbtH family protein, with translation MEFTNPFDNPQGRFYILQNDQKQYSLWPAQCALPGGWRVVCEPQPQEACNRWLAAHWQSLTPVHYVTARSGQ, from the coding sequence ATGGAGTTCACCAACCCCTTCGATAATCCGCAAGGGCGGTTTTATATTCTGCAAAACGACCAGAAGCAATACAGTTTGTGGCCTGCGCAGTGCGCGTTGCCTGGCGGCTGGCGCGTGGTGTGCGAACCGCAGCCGCAGGAAGCCTGCAATAGGTGGCTTGCCGCTCACTGGCAGAGCTTAACCCCGGTGCACTACGTGACAGCAAGGAGCGGCCAATGA
- the fes gene encoding enterochelin esterase, with product MTSTTGSAAWWESKQGPEWVQEAGGYRVTFWWRDPAGTETTSSIQRVWLYITGVTDHHQNARPQSLERIAGTDVWYREIHLEAGWRGSYCLIPSQHHDDFSPAVCAATPPDRAALREGWRKLLAQAIADPLNPQSWRGGRGHPVSALEMPDAPLQPGWQALDTPFNEPQLLHWRSQRLNNTRRVWIYTTGEENAAERPLAVLLDGQFWAQSMPVWPALAALTHEGQLPAAVYVLIDVIDNAHRTRELPCNADFWLAVQEELLPQVQALAPFSDRAEHTVVAGQSFGGLSSLYAALHWPQRFGCVLSQSGSYWWPHRGAEQDGIIIQQLQRGELHPSGLRIVLEAGVREPLIFRANQALLSLLQRIQQPVFWRQVDGGHDALCWRGGLTSGLITLWQPLTRAR from the coding sequence GTGACGTCAACAACGGGAAGTGCTGCCTGGTGGGAGTCAAAACAGGGGCCGGAATGGGTGCAGGAAGCGGGCGGATACCGCGTCACGTTTTGGTGGCGGGATCCGGCAGGCACGGAAACCACATCCTCCATTCAACGGGTCTGGCTCTATATCACCGGCGTGACCGATCATCATCAAAATGCCCGGCCGCAATCGCTTGAGCGCATTGCCGGTACTGATGTCTGGTACCGCGAGATTCACCTTGAAGCAGGCTGGCGGGGCAGTTATTGCCTGATACCTTCACAACATCACGACGACTTTTCCCCCGCTGTGTGTGCTGCCACTCCGCCGGATCGCGCCGCCCTCCGCGAAGGCTGGCGCAAACTGCTGGCGCAGGCGATTGCCGACCCGCTTAATCCGCAAAGCTGGCGCGGCGGGCGCGGTCATCCGGTTTCGGCGCTGGAAATGCCCGATGCGCCGCTACAGCCGGGTTGGCAGGCATTAGATACGCCCTTCAATGAACCGCAATTACTGCACTGGCGCAGCCAGCGGCTGAACAACACGCGCCGCGTGTGGATCTACACCACCGGCGAGGAAAACGCCGCCGAACGCCCGCTGGCGGTGCTGCTCGACGGGCAATTCTGGGCGCAGAGTATGCCGGTATGGCCTGCGCTGGCCGCGCTCACCCACGAGGGGCAATTACCGGCGGCGGTCTATGTGCTGATCGATGTGATTGATAACGCGCACCGCACGCGCGAACTGCCCTGCAATGCCGATTTCTGGCTGGCGGTGCAGGAAGAGCTGCTGCCGCAGGTGCAGGCGCTGGCACCGTTCAGCGATCGCGCTGAGCACACGGTGGTGGCTGGGCAGAGTTTTGGCGGTCTCTCTTCACTTTATGCCGCGCTGCACTGGCCGCAGCGTTTTGGCTGCGTGCTGAGCCAGTCTGGTTCTTACTGGTGGCCGCATCGCGGCGCAGAGCAGGACGGCATCATTATCCAGCAACTTCAACGCGGTGAACTGCACCCCTCCGGCCTGCGCATTGTGCTGGAAGCGGGCGTGCGCGAGCCGCTGATTTTTCGCGCCAATCAGGCGCTTTTATCCCTGTTACAACGCATACAGCAGCCGGTTTTCTGGCGTCAGGTTGACGGCGGACATGATGCGCTTTGCTGGCGCGGTGGGCTGACTTCCGGGCTGATTACCCTCTGGCAGCCTTTGACCCGCGCCCGCTGA
- a CDS encoding TonB-dependent siderophore receptor, translating into MNNKIKTLTLLVNLGIYGAALPAMAADSNTTSSTANDDTIVVTAAQQNLQAPGVSTITADEIRKNPPARDVSEIIRTMPGVNLTGNATSGQRGNNRQIDIRGMGPENTLILIDGKPVTSRNSVRLGWRGERDSRGDTNWVPPEMIERIEVIRGPAAARYGNGAAGGVVNIITKKDKTDEWHGAWNTYFNAPEHKDEGSTKRTDFSLSGPLGGDVSFRLYGNLAKTQADAWDINQDHQSERTGIYANTLAAGREGSINKDINGVVRWDFAPLQSLEFEAGYSRQGNLYAGDTQNTNNDSSTNNYVKENYGKETNRLYRQNYSVTWNGGWDNGVTTNNWLQYEHTRNSRLGEGLAGGLEGLFNTNKFTDIDLSDVMLHNEVNLPLELLVNQTLTLGTEWNQQRMKDMASNKQAFQGGPISGLSSTNRSPYSSADIYSVFAEDNMELTDSTMLTPALRFDHHTIVGNNWSPSLNLSQGLGDDFTLKMGIARAYKAPSLYQTNPNYILYSKGQGCYASGTGVGCYMMGNDDLKAETSINKEIGLEFKHEGWLAGVTWFRNDYRNKIEAGYSPLSQTSVGSTKTDLYQWENVPKAVVEGLEGTLNVPVSDAVTWSNNFTYMLQSKNKTTGERLSIIPEYTVNSTLSWQIVPDVSVQSTFTWYGKQEPKKYDYQGNRVTGSATNEVSPYSIVGLSGTWDVTKYVSLTAGIDNLFDKRHWRAGNAQSTGGSTGWMYGAGAETYNESGRTWYMSVNTHF; encoded by the coding sequence ATGAATAACAAAATCAAGACCTTGACCTTATTGGTCAATCTGGGGATTTACGGTGCTGCTTTGCCCGCTATGGCGGCAGACAGCAATACCACCAGCTCCACCGCGAATGATGACACCATCGTTGTGACCGCCGCGCAGCAAAATTTGCAGGCGCCGGGCGTTTCCACCATCACCGCTGACGAAATTCGCAAAAACCCGCCAGCGCGCGACGTTTCTGAAATTATCCGCACCATGCCGGGCGTTAACTTAACCGGTAACGCCACCAGCGGTCAGCGCGGCAACAACCGCCAGATCGATATTCGCGGTATGGGCCCGGAAAACACCCTGATCCTGATTGACGGCAAACCGGTTACCAGCCGCAACTCCGTGCGCCTTGGCTGGCGCGGCGAGCGTGACAGCCGTGGCGACACCAACTGGGTGCCGCCGGAAATGATCGAACGCATCGAAGTGATTCGCGGCCCGGCAGCGGCGCGTTACGGTAACGGCGCAGCCGGCGGCGTGGTGAATATCATCACCAAAAAAGATAAAACAGACGAATGGCACGGCGCGTGGAATACCTATTTCAACGCGCCGGAACACAAAGACGAAGGTTCCACCAAACGTACCGACTTCAGCCTGAGCGGCCCGCTGGGCGGCGATGTCAGCTTCCGCCTGTATGGCAACCTGGCAAAAACCCAGGCCGACGCATGGGATATCAACCAGGATCATCAGTCTGAACGTACCGGTATCTATGCCAACACCCTGGCCGCCGGTCGCGAAGGTTCGATCAACAAAGATATCAACGGCGTGGTGCGCTGGGATTTCGCGCCGTTGCAGTCGCTGGAGTTCGAAGCCGGTTACAGCCGCCAGGGCAACCTCTACGCGGGCGATACGCAGAACACCAACAACGACAGCAGCACCAATAACTACGTGAAAGAGAACTACGGTAAAGAGACGAACCGTCTTTATCGCCAGAACTACTCTGTCACCTGGAATGGCGGCTGGGATAACGGTGTGACCACCAATAACTGGCTCCAGTACGAACACACGCGCAACTCGCGTCTCGGCGAAGGCCTGGCGGGCGGTCTGGAAGGGTTATTCAACACCAATAAGTTCACCGATATCGATCTTTCGGATGTGATGCTGCATAACGAAGTGAACCTGCCGCTGGAGCTGCTGGTCAATCAGACGCTGACGCTGGGAACCGAGTGGAACCAGCAGCGGATGAAAGACATGGCGTCGAACAAGCAGGCTTTCCAGGGCGGCCCGATTTCCGGTCTGAGCAGCACCAATCGCAGCCCCTACTCCAGCGCGGATATCTACTCGGTGTTCGCGGAAGACAACATGGAGCTGACCGACAGCACCATGCTGACGCCGGCCCTGCGTTTTGATCATCACACCATTGTCGGCAATAACTGGAGCCCATCGCTGAACCTGTCGCAGGGTCTGGGCGATGACTTCACGCTGAAAATGGGTATCGCCCGCGCTTACAAAGCGCCGAGCCTCTATCAAACCAACCCGAACTACATCCTCTACAGTAAGGGGCAGGGTTGCTACGCCAGCGGCACCGGCGTGGGCTGCTACATGATGGGTAATGACGATCTGAAAGCGGAAACCAGCATCAACAAAGAGATTGGTCTGGAGTTCAAACATGAAGGCTGGCTGGCCGGGGTGACGTGGTTCCGCAACGATTATCGCAACAAGATCGAAGCCGGTTATTCACCGCTGAGCCAGACCTCTGTCGGCAGTACCAAAACCGATCTCTATCAATGGGAGAACGTGCCGAAAGCGGTGGTGGAAGGTTTAGAAGGCACCCTGAACGTGCCGGTTAGCGATGCGGTAACGTGGAGCAACAACTTCACTTACATGCTGCAAAGCAAAAACAAAACCACCGGCGAACGCCTGTCGATCATTCCGGAGTATACGGTCAACTCCACCCTGAGCTGGCAGATTGTGCCGGATGTTTCTGTTCAATCTACCTTTACCTGGTACGGCAAACAGGAACCGAAAAAGTATGACTATCAGGGCAATCGCGTGACCGGTTCCGCCACCAACGAAGTCAGCCCTTACAGCATTGTTGGCCTGAGCGGCACCTGGGATGTGACCAAATACGTCAGCCTGACGGCCGGTATCGATAACCTGTTCGACAAACGCCACTGGCGCGCGGGTAACGCCCAGAGCACCGGCGGCAGCACCGGCTGGATGTACGGCGCTGGCGCAGAAACCTATAACGAGTCGGGCCGCACCTGGTATATGAGTGTGAATACCCACTTCTAA
- the entD gene encoding enterobactin synthase subunit EntD has translation MHTTHHTVSLADHTLHLIDFLPATFTHTDLLWLPHHEALAHCALKRQTEHLAGRIAALHALQEQGFSTVPAPGAAGEPCWPRGVSGSISHSGQRAVAVVASHPVGVDLEAQFSPALCNELAASIVNAQEHALLAACPLPFTLALTLAFSAKESLYKAFSRLAKPFPGFASAHITAIDDRHLELCFLAEFSPQLVDKKVNVYWRAEHEQVMTLAVGLPFGS, from the coding sequence ATGCACACCACTCATCACACCGTTTCCCTCGCCGATCACACGCTTCATCTGATCGATTTTCTTCCCGCAACGTTTACCCATACCGATCTGCTCTGGCTGCCGCATCACGAAGCGCTTGCGCACTGCGCGTTAAAGCGCCAGACCGAGCATCTGGCCGGGCGCATCGCCGCGCTGCACGCATTGCAGGAGCAGGGTTTCAGCACCGTTCCGGCCCCTGGTGCGGCTGGCGAACCCTGCTGGCCGCGCGGCGTATCGGGTAGCATCAGCCACAGCGGGCAGCGCGCCGTTGCCGTGGTGGCGTCGCATCCTGTCGGCGTGGATCTTGAAGCGCAGTTCAGCCCGGCGCTGTGCAATGAACTGGCCGCAAGCATTGTTAATGCGCAGGAACACGCGCTGCTCGCCGCCTGCCCCCTGCCGTTTACGCTGGCACTCACGCTCGCTTTCAGCGCGAAAGAGAGCCTTTACAAAGCGTTTTCCCGGCTGGCGAAGCCCTTTCCCGGCTTTGCCAGCGCGCATATCACCGCCATTGATGATCGGCATCTTGAGCTGTGTTTTCTGGCGGAATTTTCCCCACAACTGGTTGATAAAAAAGTAAATGTCTACTGGCGAGCCGAGCACGAACAGGTAATGACGCTGGCCGTAGGTTTACCGTTCGGATCGTGA
- a CDS encoding D-ribose ABC transporter substrate-binding protein, with translation MKKTLLQSVVLASMIAASGSLFAADNGLIAIITPSHDNPFFKAEADGAAAKAKELGYTTLVASHDDDVNKQNQLIETAIARKAKAIILDNAGADATVGPLEKAKAAGVPTFLIDREINKTGVAVAQIVSNNYQGAQLGAEKFAKLLNGKGKYVELLGRQSDTNASVRSQGYHDVLDDNPEMKMVAQQTANWSQTEAFTRMEAILQTHPDIAGVISGNDTMALGAEAALKAAGKNNVIVVGFDGSDYVRDSIINKGNIKATVLQPGWQQAQMAVEQADYFLKNGKAQKEEKQLMDCMLIDDSNASKLKMFNLSK, from the coding sequence ATGAAAAAGACCCTACTGCAATCCGTTGTACTGGCTTCGATGATCGCTGCATCCGGCTCGCTTTTCGCCGCAGATAACGGCCTGATCGCGATTATTACCCCATCCCACGACAATCCGTTTTTTAAAGCAGAAGCCGATGGCGCCGCAGCCAAAGCGAAGGAGCTGGGCTACACCACGCTGGTCGCTTCCCATGACGACGATGTCAACAAACAGAACCAATTGATTGAAACGGCAATCGCCCGCAAAGCGAAAGCGATCATTCTGGATAACGCCGGGGCAGATGCCACCGTCGGTCCGCTGGAGAAAGCAAAAGCAGCAGGCGTGCCCACGTTTCTGATCGATCGTGAAATCAACAAAACCGGCGTGGCGGTGGCGCAAATCGTCTCCAACAACTATCAGGGCGCACAACTGGGCGCAGAGAAGTTCGCCAAATTGCTGAACGGTAAAGGCAAGTACGTTGAGCTATTAGGCCGCCAGTCGGACACCAATGCCAGCGTGCGGTCGCAGGGGTATCACGATGTGCTGGATGACAACCCGGAGATGAAAATGGTGGCGCAGCAAACCGCCAACTGGAGCCAGACCGAAGCCTTCACCCGTATGGAAGCCATTCTGCAAACGCACCCGGACATTGCCGGTGTGATTTCCGGCAACGACACCATGGCGCTTGGCGCGGAAGCAGCGCTGAAAGCCGCCGGAAAAAACAACGTCATTGTGGTCGGTTTTGACGGCAGCGACTACGTGCGCGACTCGATCATCAACAAAGGCAATATCAAAGCTACCGTGCTGCAACCCGGCTGGCAGCAGGCGCAAATGGCCGTTGAACAAGCGGATTACTTCCTGAAAAACGGCAAAGCGCAGAAGGAAGAGAAACAACTGATGGACTGCATGCTGATCGATGACAGCAACGCCAGCAAACTGAAAATGTTCAACCTCAGCAAGTAA
- a CDS encoding DUF2291 family protein, which yields MWLKQWGNALAGCVALLLTACTVVDLDENGKPIMPADPHAKASFDNQTPQQIAQQTWQERVINAAHQHALSADTLAAQQKNPAAAPQSVFVRLTSQVERIDTSNEREQQLLINVNGQPLPVQLGPVIRGNAIRDATGFKFEDFTNQVQFAQLSRAYNREAVKHLPKVDASWAGKPVTVLMAVTLSGGKLNDAVALELQQEAQ from the coding sequence ATGTGGTTAAAACAATGGGGTAACGCGCTCGCAGGGTGCGTCGCCCTGTTGCTCACGGCCTGCACCGTGGTGGATCTGGATGAGAACGGCAAGCCGATTATGCCTGCCGATCCGCATGCCAAAGCCAGCTTTGACAACCAGACGCCGCAGCAGATCGCGCAACAAACCTGGCAGGAACGCGTGATCAACGCCGCGCATCAACATGCGCTGAGCGCCGACACGCTGGCCGCCCAACAAAAAAACCCGGCCGCCGCGCCGCAGAGCGTATTTGTCCGGCTGACAAGCCAGGTCGAACGCATTGATACCAGTAATGAACGCGAACAACAGTTGCTGATTAACGTTAACGGGCAACCGCTGCCGGTGCAGCTTGGCCCGGTAATACGCGGTAACGCAATTCGCGATGCTACCGGTTTTAAATTTGAAGACTTTACCAACCAGGTCCAGTTTGCGCAGCTTTCCCGCGCCTATAACCGTGAAGCAGTAAAACATCTGCCAAAAGTTGACGCCAGCTGGGCCGGAAAACCGGTCACCGTACTGATGGCGGTCACGCTCAGCGGCGGCAAGCTTAATGACGCCGTGGCACTGGAGTTGCAACAGGAGGCACAGTAA